A single Gemmatimonadota bacterium DNA region contains:
- a CDS encoding indole-3-glycerol-phosphate synthase: MPETQAFSAPRRSWTPPSGTLGELVQASFSRALALLAHEEELLAAARSAPPAPSFREALLRPTVGIIAEVKRRSPSKGSINPNLDALSRASCYAEAGAAAVSVLTEPERFGGSIRDLREVARGVPIPVLRKDFIVAPVQLHEARANGASAALLIARALSMPALPELIEAGTEIGLDLLVEVRDAVELKRALDAGATIIGVNNRNLETLVIDPGTVERILPLIPRHVVAIAESGMTSRDDVQRAAGAGADAVLIGSAVSAAEDAGALVGLLTDVAVERDARSN, encoded by the coding sequence ATGCCCGAAACGCAAGCTTTTTCCGCACCGCGGCGTAGCTGGACCCCTCCCTCTGGCACGCTCGGCGAGCTGGTGCAGGCGTCCTTTAGCCGCGCTCTCGCTCTCCTCGCCCACGAGGAGGAGCTGCTCGCTGCCGCTCGATCGGCGCCACCAGCGCCTTCCTTCCGTGAGGCGCTGCTCCGCCCGACGGTAGGGATTATCGCCGAGGTCAAGCGGCGCTCGCCATCCAAGGGCTCGATAAACCCGAACCTCGACGCGCTCTCCCGTGCCAGCTGCTATGCCGAGGCGGGCGCGGCTGCGGTTTCCGTCCTGACGGAGCCGGAACGGTTCGGCGGCTCCATAAGGGATCTGCGGGAGGTCGCGCGCGGCGTCCCGATTCCCGTTCTCCGGAAGGACTTCATCGTGGCACCCGTTCAGCTCCACGAGGCGCGTGCGAATGGGGCTTCGGCCGCGCTGCTCATCGCGCGCGCCCTGTCGATGCCGGCGCTACCCGAGCTGATTGAAGCCGGAACGGAGATCGGTCTCGACTTGCTGGTGGAGGTGCGCGATGCGGTCGAGCTGAAGCGTGCCCTCGACGCCGGGGCCACGATCATCGGCGTGAACAATCGGAACCTCGAAACGCTCGTAATCGACCCGGGTACCGTCGAACGAATTCTGCCGCTCATTCCTCGCCATGTCGTGGCGATCGCCGAGAGCGGAATGACGTCGCGGGACGACGTCCAACGCGCGGCCGGGGCAGGCGCGGACGCGGTGCTGATCGGCTCCGCGGTGTCGGCTGCCGAGGACGCGGGCGCGTTGGTGGGGTTGCTCACTGATGTCGCCGTGGAGCGCGATGCACGTTCGAATTAA
- a CDS encoding HEAT repeat domain-containing protein gives MSLSPTPPVGVQLGASRAGVDPLVSETLKTLARAVRSFQLYLPNNPMHVRAIDSARAAFVALWAKMDSIEFGVTETEFTHEDVPVFAESDRGGESLPWLFYKDGIRSFEIRKGFEMKELPLFLGALKAVRAQAGGDEDLVTLFWECDFECMSYTYEEAGGDGYSAPGAELLRGGAPAGVVDAPAENEKDAGTYGPGSSQFARISDFDSTLYFLEEQEITYLHQSIRDEFAGDLRPSVAAALLDTFETQADPTVREEICGILENFMLVLLSGLQFRTAAFLIRECAAATARAEGVLPSHKQRLADLVDRISDPATLNQLLDALEDTQLKPPQQDLVSLFTQLKPSALTPLVSHLVRSRNSELRAILEEAVTRLASSNTLDLMALIGSDDEAVSLEAMRRAGDIRSPAAVAPLARVLDAASETSRAAAVAALAQIGSPGAMQVLERGLDDSDRDIRLFVVKACAERQYRPVLARLERAIKDRLTRDGSSNEKNAFFEAYATLGGDGSVPLLESILVPRGLLARKEDPMTRASAAMALGKLGTERALEAVSKALGDKEIVVRSAATRAMRGSA, from the coding sequence ATGTCCCTCTCTCCGACACCGCCGGTTGGCGTCCAGCTCGGCGCTTCGCGCGCCGGCGTGGATCCATTGGTCTCGGAGACGCTCAAGACGCTCGCGCGCGCTGTGCGCTCGTTTCAGTTGTATCTGCCCAACAACCCGATGCACGTGCGCGCCATAGACTCGGCGCGCGCGGCGTTCGTTGCGCTGTGGGCGAAGATGGACAGCATCGAGTTCGGCGTGACTGAGACGGAGTTCACGCACGAGGACGTGCCGGTGTTCGCCGAGAGCGATCGCGGCGGTGAGAGCCTTCCATGGCTCTTCTACAAGGACGGCATACGCTCCTTCGAGATCCGCAAGGGATTCGAGATGAAGGAGCTTCCGCTCTTTCTAGGTGCCCTCAAGGCCGTGCGCGCGCAGGCCGGCGGCGACGAAGATCTCGTCACCTTGTTCTGGGAATGCGACTTCGAGTGCATGTCGTACACGTACGAGGAGGCGGGCGGCGACGGCTACTCCGCGCCGGGCGCCGAATTGCTGCGTGGAGGCGCGCCCGCCGGCGTGGTCGACGCACCGGCCGAGAACGAAAAGGACGCGGGAACGTACGGGCCCGGGTCCTCGCAGTTTGCACGGATCTCCGATTTCGACTCGACGCTGTATTTCCTGGAAGAGCAGGAGATAACGTACCTGCACCAGTCGATTCGCGATGAATTCGCAGGTGATCTTCGCCCGTCGGTCGCCGCGGCGCTGCTCGACACGTTCGAAACGCAGGCCGATCCGACGGTGCGCGAGGAGATCTGCGGAATCCTCGAGAATTTCATGCTCGTGCTCCTGTCGGGACTGCAATTTCGCACCGCTGCGTTTCTCATTCGCGAATGCGCCGCGGCGACGGCTCGGGCGGAGGGTGTACTGCCGTCGCACAAACAGCGGCTGGCTGATCTGGTGGATCGAATCAGCGACCCTGCGACGCTCAATCAACTGCTCGACGCGCTGGAAGACACTCAGCTCAAGCCTCCGCAACAGGATCTGGTGTCGCTGTTCACGCAGCTCAAGCCAAGCGCGCTGACGCCGCTGGTGTCGCATCTGGTGCGCTCGCGCAACAGCGAGCTGCGTGCGATTCTCGAGGAAGCGGTCACCCGTCTCGCGAGTTCGAATACTCTCGATCTGATGGCGCTGATTGGATCGGACGACGAAGCCGTGTCGCTCGAGGCAATGCGTCGCGCGGGTGACATAAGATCGCCGGCGGCGGTCGCACCACTGGCGCGAGTGCTCGACGCAGCATCCGAAACCAGTCGCGCTGCTGCGGTCGCGGCGCTCGCGCAGATCGGATCTCCCGGCGCCATGCAGGTCCTGGAACGCGGGCTGGACGACAGCGATCGCGACATTCGGCTGTTCGTGGTCAAGGCATGTGCCGAACGTCAGTACCGGCCCGTGCTCGCACGGTTGGAGCGCGCCATCAAGGATCGTCTCACGCGCGACGGATCGTCGAACGAGAAGAACGCATTCTTCGAAGCATACGCCACACTCGGCGGAGACGGATCCGTGCCTCTGCTCGAAAGCATCCTCGTTCCGCGCGGACTGCTTGCGCGAAAGGAGGATCCGATGACGCGCGCGAGCGCGGCGATGGCGCTCGGCAAGCTGGGCACGGAGCGCGCACTGGAGGCGGTGAGCAAGGCGCTGGGCGACAAGGAGATCGTCGTGCGGAGTGCAGCCACGCGCGCGATGCGAGGCAGCGCGTGA
- the trpB gene encoding tryptophan synthase subunit beta, translating into MTTITPDSVGRFGAFGGRYVPETLIPALDELERAFDEAMADPAFVTTFTDLLRDYVGRPSPLSDAPRFSERVGVPVYLKREDLNHTGAHKINNAIGQALLAMRMGKRRIIAETGAGQHGVATATACARFGLECIVYMGETDMERQELNVFRMRLMGATVVPVHSGTRTLKDATSEAIRDWVTNVDTTHYIIGSVVGPAPYPRMVRDLQSVIGREAREQMLARVGRLPSAVVACVGGGSNAMGVFSGFVADRGVRLIGVEAAGEGLDTERHSASLSRGRPGVLHGALSYLLQDASGQVHPAHSISAGLDYPGVGPEHSFLHDSKRAEYVAVTDAEALEAFSVLSRLEGVMPALETSHAVAWLLGTAGTWASDDAVLLCVSGRGDKDVAQVRAMLANKR; encoded by the coding sequence TTGACTACTATCACTCCCGACAGTGTCGGGCGATTCGGTGCCTTTGGCGGACGATACGTTCCCGAGACACTGATACCAGCGCTGGATGAGCTGGAGCGAGCATTCGACGAGGCGATGGCGGACCCGGCGTTTGTCACCACTTTCACCGATCTGCTGCGCGACTACGTTGGCCGCCCATCCCCGCTGAGCGACGCGCCGCGGTTCAGCGAGCGCGTGGGCGTGCCGGTCTATCTGAAGCGCGAGGATCTGAACCACACTGGCGCGCACAAGATCAACAACGCAATCGGTCAGGCGTTGCTTGCGATGCGGATGGGCAAGCGGCGCATCATCGCGGAGACGGGCGCTGGACAACATGGTGTCGCGACTGCAACCGCGTGCGCGCGATTCGGTCTCGAGTGCATCGTGTACATGGGCGAGACGGACATGGAGCGGCAGGAGCTGAACGTCTTTCGCATGCGACTGATGGGTGCGACGGTCGTGCCGGTTCATTCGGGAACTCGCACGCTCAAGGACGCGACGAGCGAGGCGATTCGTGATTGGGTGACGAACGTCGACACGACGCACTACATCATCGGCTCCGTCGTCGGCCCGGCGCCGTATCCGCGCATGGTGCGTGACCTTCAGAGTGTCATAGGGCGTGAGGCGCGCGAGCAGATGCTGGCACGCGTCGGAAGATTGCCATCTGCTGTCGTGGCGTGCGTCGGCGGCGGATCGAACGCGATGGGAGTGTTCAGCGGATTCGTGGCTGACCGCGGTGTGCGTCTCATCGGTGTCGAGGCCGCGGGCGAGGGTCTCGATACCGAGCGCCATTCCGCGTCGCTGTCGCGTGGCCGGCCGGGCGTGCTTCACGGTGCGCTGAGTTATCTGCTGCAGGACGCGAGCGGCCAGGTTCATCCGGCACATTCGATCTCGGCGGGTCTGGATTATCCGGGAGTCGGGCCAGAGCATTCGTTTCTGCACGACAGCAAGCGCGCGGAGTACGTCGCCGTTACCGATGCGGAAGCGCTGGAAGCGTTCAGCGTGCTGAGCCGTCTGGAAGGTGTGATGCCGGCACTCGAAACGTCGCACGCAGTGGCGTGGTTGCTTGGCACCGCGGGCACATGGGCATCCGACGATGCCGTGCTGCTCTGCGTGAGCGGACGCGGTGACAAGGACGTGGCTCAGGTTCGCGCAATGCTGGCCAACAAGCGCTGA
- a CDS encoding phosphoribosylanthranilate isomerase, giving the protein MHVRIKFCGLTRAGDVEAAVALGCDYVGVIFAGGPRNRTLGEAASILRHSGSARRVGVFGAPHATELNHYVTSVPLSVAQLHGDSSPKAVMAARAIGVTEVWSVLPVVDGALRGDAHELFQCADAVVLDTKGANGLGGTGRSFDWAAAAAALASVPRQARLVIAGGLTPDNVAQAIAHLKPDVVDVSSGVESAPGAKDPILMSRFVEAVRSA; this is encoded by the coding sequence ATGCACGTTCGAATTAAGTTCTGCGGGCTGACGCGCGCGGGTGACGTCGAGGCGGCTGTCGCGCTCGGGTGTGATTATGTCGGCGTGATCTTCGCAGGCGGCCCGCGTAATCGCACCCTTGGTGAAGCTGCGTCGATTCTCCGCCATTCCGGCTCGGCGCGTCGCGTCGGCGTGTTCGGCGCGCCGCACGCGACCGAACTGAACCACTATGTCACTTCGGTTCCGCTGTCGGTCGCGCAACTTCACGGCGACTCGTCGCCCAAAGCAGTGATGGCGGCGCGCGCGATTGGTGTTACCGAGGTCTGGTCCGTCCTGCCGGTTGTCGACGGCGCCCTCCGGGGAGACGCCCACGAGCTGTTTCAGTGTGCCGACGCAGTCGTCCTCGATACGAAGGGCGCGAATGGGCTGGGCGGTACCGGACGATCGTTCGACTGGGCGGCGGCTGCCGCTGCGCTCGCCTCGGTGCCACGACAGGCGAGACTCGTGATCGCCGGCGGTCTGACGCCGGATAACGTGGCCCAGGCGATCGCCCATCTCAAGCCGGACGTAGTTGACGTGTCATCGGGCGTCGAGTCGGCGCCGGGCGCCAAGGATCCCATATTGATGAGCCGTTTCGTGGAAGCGGTTCGGAGTGCATGA